A stretch of DNA from Mucilaginibacter daejeonensis:
TGATGTGGCGCACAGGCATTGAAGATGTGGCCAAAGGCATCATGTGCTATAATGGCTATTACAACACCGATACAGTCTATCAGATGTATCAAATTCACGGGCGCCTTTCCATTAGGTATATTCGTCTTGCCAGCAAAAAATCTTCCCGGATGCCTCCCAGGACCGATAAGTCCGCCAAAACGAAGAATCGTTGTTTGAGTGATCGGCAAATTCTGAAGGATAATTTCAGCGAATAGTAAAGCCTGGATAGATGGTGTTGCCGGGTCGATAGGGGTGTCCTCATTGACTGTGCTACAATTGTCTAGGTAAACACCTGTCGAGCTGATATAGATGACCTTTGGTATCGCATGTGCTTTGACCAGGTCGCTCAAACGCTGCATTTTTTTTATATGATCGTTGGGGTCTCCGCTACGCAATTTAGGTGGAAAGGCCACGACCAGCATATCACATTCAAAAAAGGAGTCATCTACGGTCGTGATCTCGCTTGATAGGTCGATCACATAAGGTTCGATGCCAGCGTCCCTGAGTTCGGCCAGGCGCTCGGTGGATGTAGTGGAACCCTTTACGTGGTGTCCGTCTTTTA
This window harbors:
- a CDS encoding SDR family oxidoreductase, whose amino-acid sequence is MISILGCGWFGMPLARTLIKDGHHVKGSTTSTERLAELRDAGIEPYVIDLSSEITTVDDSFFECDMLVVAFPPKLRSGDPNDHIKKMQRLSDLVKAHAIPKVIYISSTGVYLDNCSTVNEDTPIDPATPSIQALLFAEIILQNLPITQTTILRFGGLIGPGRHPGRFFAGKTNIPNGKAPVNLIHLIDCIGVVIAIIAHDAFGHIFNACAPHHPQKQIFYTQATEHARLPAPQFINELEEWKIVESVNVPSFLNYRFEVDDLDKVFSRAGSF